The stretch of DNA TAGGACATAGCCATAATGAATGGGTTCATCTGGCGTCCCGCAAGCATGTAGTCAGTGGATTTCTTCGTGGACTGCCAGCCCTTGAAGCCGAGGTAGAAGATTACCCCGAGATAAATGCAGGTGATGACGATCTTGGTAACCATTATTTATCACCTTTTCCTTTTACATCCACATTCAGTGCTGTGGCGTCGGGTTTGCCCCTGTTATTCCAGTTCAGGATTCCATAAACCACGCAACCGAGCGAAGAGATGATGCAGAGCCAGAAGACG from Desulfovibrio sp. JC010 encodes:
- a CDS encoding symporter small accessory protein, producing the protein MMLGLGSVEIAAVFWLCIISSLGCVVYGILNWNNRGKPDATALNVDVKGKGDK